In Gordonia phthalatica, one genomic interval encodes:
- a CDS encoding peroxiredoxin → MALLTIGDQFPAYNLTAVIGGDLSKVDAQQPEDYFTTVTSDDYAGKWRVVFFWPKDFTFVCPTEIAAFGNLNDEFADRDTQVLGASIDSEFVHFQWRAQHEDLKALPFPMLSDLKRELVEATGVLNADGVADRATFIIDPNNEIQFVSVTAGSVGRNVDEVLRVLDALQSDELCACNWKKGDPTINAGELMSAGV, encoded by the coding sequence ATGGCTCTTCTGACCATCGGCGACCAGTTCCCGGCGTACAACCTCACCGCTGTCATCGGCGGCGACCTCTCGAAGGTCGACGCGCAGCAGCCGGAGGACTACTTCACCACGGTCACCAGCGACGACTACGCGGGCAAGTGGCGCGTCGTCTTCTTCTGGCCGAAGGACTTCACCTTCGTGTGCCCCACCGAGATCGCCGCCTTCGGCAACCTGAACGACGAGTTCGCCGACCGCGACACCCAGGTCCTGGGCGCCTCGATCGACTCGGAGTTCGTCCACTTCCAGTGGCGCGCCCAGCACGAGGACCTCAAGGCCCTCCCCTTCCCGATGCTCTCGGACCTCAAGCGTGAGCTCGTCGAGGCCACCGGCGTCCTCAACGCCGACGGTGTCGCCGACCGCGCGACCTTCATCATCGACCCGAACAACGAGATCCAGTTCGTGTCGGTCACCGCCGGTTCGGTCGGCCGCAACGTCGACGAGGTCCTGCGCGTCCTCGACGCCCTGCAGTCGGATGAGCTGTGCGCGTGCAACTGGAAGAAGGGCGACCCGACCATCAACGCCGGCGAGCTCATGAGCGCGGGTGTCTGA
- a CDS encoding hydrogen peroxide-inducible genes activator: MTDQSYQPSITALRAFVAIAKHLHFGSAAAELGVSQPSLSQALSGLESGLGLKLVERTTRRVMLTAEGRRLLGSAIAACDAVDDFLLDAAGDLDPLSGTVRLGFIPTVAPYILPRVLRGLGEQRPDLELLVVEDQTDRLLGQLREGTIDAAILALPAGAPGIGEIPMYFVDFVLAVPTGHPLADKTRLAPKLLEDLPLLLLDEGHCLRDQALDVCQAAGVSPNVRPTRAASLTTAVQCVEGGLGVTLIPRTAVAVETASGGLATAEFAQPRPGRRIGLVYRESSGRGEAYRQLASEIAALVAESGDVEPVIQTS; this comes from the coding sequence ATGACCGATCAAAGTTATCAGCCGTCGATCACCGCGCTGCGTGCCTTCGTCGCCATCGCCAAGCACCTGCACTTCGGCTCGGCGGCCGCCGAGCTCGGGGTCAGTCAGCCGTCGCTGTCGCAGGCGCTGTCCGGGCTGGAGTCCGGACTGGGCCTGAAGCTGGTGGAACGCACCACGCGGCGGGTGATGCTCACCGCGGAGGGCCGGCGACTTCTGGGGTCGGCGATCGCCGCGTGCGACGCCGTCGACGACTTCCTGCTCGACGCCGCGGGCGATCTGGACCCGCTGTCGGGCACCGTGCGGCTCGGCTTCATCCCGACGGTCGCGCCGTACATCCTGCCGCGCGTGCTGCGGGGCCTGGGAGAGCAGCGGCCCGATTTGGAACTGCTCGTGGTGGAGGACCAGACCGACCGGCTGCTCGGCCAGCTCCGGGAGGGGACCATCGACGCGGCGATCCTGGCGTTGCCCGCGGGCGCCCCCGGCATCGGCGAGATCCCGATGTACTTCGTGGACTTCGTCCTCGCGGTGCCGACGGGTCACCCGCTCGCGGACAAGACCCGCCTGGCACCGAAGCTGCTCGAGGATCTGCCGCTGCTGCTCCTCGACGAGGGGCACTGCCTGCGCGATCAGGCGCTCGACGTCTGCCAGGCGGCGGGGGTCTCGCCCAATGTTCGACCCACCCGTGCGGCATCCCTGACGACCGCGGTGCAGTGCGTGGAGGGCGGGCTCGGCGTCACCCTGATCCCGCGGACGGCGGTCGCCGTCGAGACCGCGTCCGGGGGCCTCGCGACCGCCGAGTTCGCCCAGCCGCGACCGGGCCGACGGATCGGCCTGGTCTACCGCGAGTCGTCGGGTCGGGGCGAGGCCTACCGTCAGCTGGCGAGCGAGATCGCCGCCCTGGTCGCCGAGAGCGGCGACGTGGAACCGGTGATTCAGACCTCCTGA
- a CDS encoding proteasome assembly chaperone family protein — MDERFPNPRELYDLEFPVPAVHNEDGDGPVLVHALEGYADAGHAVALAATHLREALDSELVATFNSDELIDYRSRRPTISFSGETFDGIEMHKLTVHAVRDNAGVPFLLLDGPEPDLRWEQFTTAITALAEHFHVSQVVGLNSIPMAVPHTRPASITAHGNDTDALGDLNRWGNPMKLPASASMLLELRLGEAGYRTVGLSAHVPHYLSQSNYPGASAALLTTMAKVTGLDLPTAALENAAEQVRAQIDGEVESNAEVASVVHSLENQYDAYMRAKNEQASLLAADQEVPSGDELGAEFEKFLAEHAADLGGFDAGPDEQQPDEQNPNQDQGRDLN, encoded by the coding sequence ATGGACGAGCGGTTCCCGAACCCACGCGAGCTCTACGATCTCGAATTCCCGGTCCCGGCCGTGCACAACGAAGACGGCGACGGTCCGGTGCTGGTGCACGCTCTGGAGGGTTACGCCGATGCGGGCCACGCGGTGGCGCTGGCGGCGACACATCTGCGCGAGGCCCTGGACTCGGAGCTGGTCGCGACGTTCAACTCGGACGAGTTGATCGACTACCGTTCGCGCCGCCCGACGATCTCGTTCAGCGGTGAGACCTTCGACGGCATCGAGATGCACAAGCTCACCGTGCACGCGGTCCGCGACAACGCGGGCGTGCCGTTCCTGCTGCTGGACGGACCCGAACCCGATCTGCGCTGGGAGCAGTTCACCACGGCGATCACCGCGCTCGCCGAGCACTTCCACGTCTCGCAGGTGGTGGGACTGAACTCGATCCCGATGGCCGTCCCGCACACCCGTCCGGCGTCGATCACCGCACACGGCAACGACACCGACGCCCTCGGCGACCTCAACCGCTGGGGCAACCCGATGAAGCTTCCGGCCAGCGCGTCGATGCTGCTGGAACTGCGCCTCGGCGAGGCCGGATACCGGACCGTGGGTCTCTCCGCGCACGTCCCGCATTACCTGTCGCAGTCCAATTACCCCGGCGCGTCCGCCGCTCTGCTGACGACGATGGCGAAGGTCACCGGGCTCGACCTGCCGACGGCCGCGTTGGAGAACGCCGCCGAACAGGTCCGCGCCCAGATCGACGGCGAAGTGGAGTCGAACGCCGAGGTCGCCTCGGTGGTCCACTCGCTGGAGAACCAGTACGACGCCTACATGCGGGCCAAGAACGAGCAGGCCTCGCTGCTGGCCGCCGACCAGGAGGTCCCCTCCGGCGACGAGCTGGGCGCCGAGTTCGAGAAGTTCCTCGCCGAGCACGCGGCCGATCTCGGCGGCTTCGACGCGGGCCCCGACGAGCAGCAGCCCGACGAGCAGAACCCCAACCAGGATCAAGGACGTGATCTGAACTGA
- a CDS encoding alpha-hydroxy acid oxidase, whose translation MTADDDRPELRPRDRIRRRLPRPAEVAPLLKFRTPELNARRRRLASAHTIDDLRTIARRRTPRAVFDYVDGGAEQEISMARARRAFDDLEFHPRVLRDVKEVDTSTTVLDGPSALPLVFAPTGFTRMMNHEGEVAVARAAARAGIPYTLSTMGTTDMEEVRAAAPSARHWFQLYLWKDRAAGEQLIGRASAAGYEALMLTVDTPIGGARMRDVRNGLTIPPTLTAKSFAGMVIHPAWWISVLTTEPLEFAALSTFSGTVEELIGRMFDPTVTVDDLDWLRDEWPRKLVVKGIQSVEDARMVVEHGADAIVLSNHGGRQLDRAPTPLELLPRVVDEVGDRCEVLIDTGVRTGADLVAARALGATAAMVGRPYLYGLMAAGEPGVDRTLEILRVEYERTLRLLGLPSTAAIGREQASLRSR comes from the coding sequence ATGACCGCGGACGACGATCGCCCCGAACTGCGCCCGCGGGACCGGATCCGCCGACGGTTGCCGCGCCCCGCGGAGGTCGCGCCGCTGCTGAAGTTCCGCACCCCCGAACTGAACGCTCGGCGCCGTCGACTCGCGTCGGCGCACACGATCGACGATCTCCGGACGATCGCTCGTCGGCGCACCCCGCGAGCCGTGTTCGACTACGTCGACGGCGGCGCCGAGCAGGAGATCAGCATGGCGCGGGCGCGCCGAGCCTTCGACGACCTCGAATTCCATCCGCGCGTGCTCCGCGACGTGAAGGAGGTCGACACGTCGACGACCGTGCTCGACGGTCCGTCGGCGCTGCCGCTGGTCTTCGCGCCCACCGGTTTCACCCGCATGATGAATCACGAGGGCGAGGTGGCGGTGGCCCGCGCCGCGGCCCGCGCAGGCATCCCGTACACGCTGTCGACGATGGGCACCACCGACATGGAGGAGGTGCGCGCTGCTGCGCCGTCGGCACGACACTGGTTCCAGCTGTACCTGTGGAAGGACCGGGCCGCAGGGGAGCAGTTGATCGGCCGGGCGAGTGCGGCCGGCTACGAGGCCCTCATGCTGACCGTCGACACCCCGATCGGCGGCGCTCGCATGCGGGACGTGCGGAACGGTCTGACGATCCCGCCGACGCTCACGGCGAAGTCGTTCGCAGGCATGGTGATCCACCCCGCCTGGTGGATCAGCGTCCTGACCACCGAGCCCCTCGAGTTCGCGGCGCTCAGCACCTTCAGCGGCACCGTCGAGGAGCTCATCGGCAGGATGTTCGATCCGACGGTCACCGTCGACGACCTCGACTGGCTGCGCGACGAATGGCCCCGCAAGCTCGTCGTCAAGGGCATCCAGAGCGTCGAGGACGCGCGGATGGTCGTCGAGCACGGCGCCGACGCGATCGTCCTGTCGAACCACGGCGGACGTCAGCTCGACCGCGCACCGACGCCGCTGGAGCTGCTTCCGCGCGTCGTCGACGAAGTCGGCGATCGCTGCGAGGTCCTCATCGACACCGGTGTCCGCACCGGAGCCGACCTCGTCGCGGCGCGCGCCCTCGGTGCGACGGCCGCGATGGTCGGACGGCCGTACCTCTACGGCCTGATGGCCGCGGGGGAGCCCGGCGTCGACCGGACCCTGGAGATCCTCCGCGTCGAGTACGAGCGCACCCTGCGTCTGCTGGGCCTGCCGTCGACCGCCGCGATCGGCCGGGAACAGGCGTCGCTCCGGTCTCGCTGA
- a CDS encoding SRPBCC family protein, translating to MRAAVEEAGAAARIVSAERVVAAPRSTIFELIADPARQPEWDGNDNLASADAGQRVHAVGDVFTMHLTKTGAVRENRIVEFDEGRLIAWNPSEVGGVPPGHLWRWELVDDAAGTRVVHTYDWSELHDPKREVRARATTADKLRASIDRLAALAEGGAR from the coding sequence ATCCGTGCGGCCGTCGAGGAGGCAGGGGCGGCGGCGCGCATCGTGTCGGCCGAGCGGGTGGTCGCGGCACCGCGGTCGACGATCTTCGAGTTGATCGCCGACCCGGCACGACAGCCCGAGTGGGACGGCAACGACAACCTGGCGTCCGCCGACGCCGGCCAGCGGGTGCACGCCGTCGGGGACGTCTTCACCATGCACCTCACCAAGACCGGGGCCGTGCGGGAGAACCGGATCGTCGAGTTCGACGAGGGACGGCTGATCGCCTGGAACCCTTCCGAGGTCGGCGGCGTGCCGCCCGGGCACCTCTGGCGGTGGGAGCTCGTCGACGACGCCGCAGGCACCCGCGTGGTCCACACCTACGACTGGTCCGAGCTGCACGATCCCAAACGCGAGGTCCGGGCGCGGGCGACGACCGCGGACAAGCTGCGGGCGTCGATCGACCGGCTCGCGGCGCTCGCCGAAGGAGGGGCGCGATGA
- a CDS encoding carboxymuconolactone decarboxylase family protein, whose amino-acid sequence MSIDNLKNALPEYAKDLKLNLGSISRTTVLNEQQLWGTLLATAAATRNATVLREIADEAADTLSAEAYNAALGAASIMGMNNVFYRGRGFLDGKYDDLRPGLRMNIIGNPGVDKVDFELWSLAVSAINGCEHCVGAHENVVREGGQSREVVFEALKVASIVAGVGQAITAAEALATAGV is encoded by the coding sequence ATGAGCATCGACAACCTGAAGAACGCTCTTCCCGAGTACGCCAAGGACCTGAAGCTGAACCTCGGTTCGATCAGCCGCACCACCGTGCTGAACGAGCAGCAGCTGTGGGGCACCCTGCTGGCCACCGCCGCAGCGACCCGCAACGCCACGGTGCTGCGTGAGATCGCCGACGAGGCCGCCGACACCCTGTCGGCCGAGGCCTACAACGCCGCTCTCGGCGCCGCGTCGATCATGGGCATGAACAACGTGTTCTACCGCGGTCGCGGCTTCCTCGACGGCAAGTACGACGACCTGCGTCCGGGCCTGCGGATGAACATCATCGGCAACCCCGGCGTCGACAAGGTCGACTTCGAGCTGTGGTCGCTCGCCGTCTCCGCCATCAACGGTTGTGAGCACTGCGTCGGCGCGCACGAGAACGTCGTCCGCGAGGGCGGCCAGTCGCGCGAGGTGGTCTTCGAGGCCCTCAAGGTCGCGTCGATCGTCGCCGGCGTCGGCCAGGCGATCACCGCCGCCGAGGCCCTCGCCACCGCGGGCGTCTAG
- a CDS encoding DEAD/DEAH box helicase, whose translation MSTAEETDSDLAPLTPTTDEDLAFENFTTWWASRGIDLYPHQEEALLELVSGSNVILATPTGSGKSLVASGAIYFALCRGKRSYYTAPIKALVSEKFFDLCRQFGAENVGLLTGDASVNAQAPIICATAEIVANIALRDGSSSDVGVLVADEFHYYGESDRGWAWQVPLIELPDPSPDADPDDQPQFLLMSATLGSMDFFVDDLTRRTGRATVPVTGAERPVPLEHRYAMTPIHETIAELIAAGQAPVYVVHFTQQSAVERAQSLLSVKICTKEEKAAIAEAIGDFTFRAGFGSTLSKLLRSGIGVHHAGMLPRYRRLVERLAQAGLLKVVAGTDTLGVGINVPIRTVLFAGLTKYDGHRVRRLRAREFHQIAGRAGRAGYDTVGYVVAQAPEHDVENARAVAKAGDDPKKLRKLVRRKPPEGFVSWGEQTFTALVDAPDEELKSHFRMTTSMLMSVLERPGDCFAALRHLLECNHEPRSRQLRHIKHTIALYRDLRETGIVTKLDAPAPDGKHVELSIDLPENFALTNPLSAFAVAAFELLDTDSSTYALDVISILECTLDDPRQVLMAQRKQARDKAIGEMKADGIEYEERMERLEEITWPQPLAEEIGFAYETYRRGHPWLANTPPSPKSVLRHMRERSLTFADFISEFGLARSEGVVLRYLTDCYRALNSGLPMSAVTDEIEDITDELGDLIRGVDSSLIDEWEALTSQEATSQEV comes from the coding sequence CTGAGCACCGCCGAGGAGACCGACTCCGATCTCGCTCCGCTGACGCCCACCACCGACGAAGACCTCGCCTTCGAGAACTTCACGACGTGGTGGGCGTCCCGCGGAATCGACCTCTATCCGCATCAGGAGGAGGCACTCCTCGAACTGGTCTCCGGCAGCAACGTCATCCTGGCGACGCCGACCGGATCCGGGAAGTCACTCGTCGCGTCCGGCGCCATCTACTTCGCCCTGTGCCGCGGCAAGCGCTCGTATTACACGGCGCCGATCAAGGCGCTGGTCAGCGAGAAGTTCTTCGACCTGTGCAGGCAGTTCGGCGCCGAGAACGTCGGCCTGCTGACCGGTGACGCGTCCGTCAACGCTCAGGCGCCGATCATCTGCGCGACGGCCGAGATCGTCGCGAACATCGCTCTGCGCGACGGTTCGTCGTCCGACGTCGGGGTCCTCGTCGCCGACGAGTTCCACTACTACGGCGAGTCCGACCGGGGCTGGGCGTGGCAGGTCCCGCTGATCGAGCTCCCCGACCCGTCGCCCGACGCCGATCCCGACGACCAGCCGCAGTTCCTGCTGATGTCGGCGACGCTCGGCAGCATGGACTTCTTCGTCGACGACCTCACGCGTCGCACTGGACGCGCCACGGTTCCGGTGACGGGCGCCGAGCGACCGGTGCCGCTGGAGCACCGGTACGCGATGACACCGATCCACGAGACGATCGCCGAGTTGATCGCCGCCGGTCAGGCACCGGTGTACGTGGTGCACTTCACCCAGCAGTCGGCCGTCGAACGCGCACAGTCGCTGCTGTCGGTGAAGATCTGCACCAAGGAGGAGAAGGCCGCGATCGCCGAGGCGATCGGCGACTTCACGTTCCGCGCCGGTTTCGGCAGCACCCTCTCGAAGCTCCTGCGCTCGGGGATCGGCGTGCACCACGCGGGCATGCTCCCCCGCTACCGTCGCCTCGTCGAACGGCTGGCGCAGGCCGGCCTGCTGAAGGTGGTCGCGGGCACCGACACCCTCGGCGTCGGCATCAACGTGCCGATCCGCACCGTGCTGTTCGCCGGCCTCACCAAGTACGACGGCCATCGCGTCCGCAGGCTCCGGGCCCGCGAGTTCCACCAGATCGCCGGCCGCGCCGGCCGGGCGGGCTACGACACCGTCGGCTACGTCGTGGCCCAGGCACCCGAACACGACGTCGAGAACGCGCGTGCCGTCGCCAAGGCGGGCGACGATCCCAAGAAACTGCGAAAGCTGGTGCGCCGCAAGCCTCCCGAAGGTTTCGTCAGCTGGGGCGAGCAGACCTTCACGGCGCTGGTCGACGCCCCGGACGAAGAGCTGAAGTCGCACTTCCGGATGACGACGTCGATGCTGATGAGCGTCCTGGAACGGCCGGGCGACTGCTTCGCGGCCCTCCGCCACCTCCTCGAGTGCAACCACGAACCGCGGTCACGGCAGCTGCGGCACATCAAGCACACCATCGCGCTGTACCGCGACCTCCGCGAGACGGGCATCGTCACCAAACTCGACGCACCCGCCCCCGATGGCAAGCACGTCGAACTCTCGATCGATCTGCCGGAGAACTTCGCGCTCACCAATCCGCTGTCGGCGTTCGCGGTCGCGGCGTTCGAGCTCCTCGACACCGACTCGAGCACCTACGCGCTCGACGTCATCTCGATCCTCGAATGCACCCTCGACGACCCCCGCCAGGTGCTGATGGCGCAGCGGAAACAGGCGCGCGACAAGGCGATCGGCGAGATGAAGGCCGACGGCATCGAGTACGAGGAGCGGATGGAGCGCCTCGAGGAGATCACCTGGCCGCAGCCGCTGGCCGAGGAGATCGGCTTCGCCTACGAGACCTACCGTCGCGGCCACCCGTGGCTGGCCAACACCCCGCCGTCCCCGAAGTCGGTGCTGCGGCACATGCGCGAACGGTCGTTGACCTTCGCCGACTTCATCTCCGAGTTCGGTCTGGCCCGCAGCGAGGGCGTGGTGCTCCGCTACCTCACCGACTGCTACCGCGCCCTGAACAGCGGCCTGCCGATGTCCGCCGTCACCGACGAGATCGAGGACATCACCGATGAGCTCGGCGATCTGATCCGCGGCGTGGACTCCAGCCTGATCGACGAGTGGGAAGCCCTGACCTCCCAGGAAGCGACCTCTCAGGAGGTCTGA